Within Takifugu flavidus isolate HTHZ2018 chromosome 12, ASM371156v2, whole genome shotgun sequence, the genomic segment ACTGCTGTTGCGAAACCAGTTCACATTGAGCTGAAGAAAATGTAGCGTTTCATAAATTTTTGTGCAAACAGAAGCAGGTGAGAGGCAAACAGAGCATTCCACAGTGGCAACACTGAAAAGACGCAAAATATGAGCGAGCAAAAGCAAAGTCCAGTTTGGTTTAATTTCATTGGGTTCTTGTACGTGCTTCCCTCATGCACAGTGAATCTGATTTCATCTCACCAAATTAATTTCCCCCTCTTCCCCTTCATTAACAGACGTTGGTGCTGCTGCGTCACGTGCTGAATGCGAGCAGTTCCTCCCTGGAGACCCTGAGCTTCTTTCTCACACTGCTCGCCCCAGCTGTCACTCCATTATTCGTGCTGTCGGAGCGCTGGATCCACATGCCGTGCGGCTGCTTCATTAACTGCAAACAGGCTCCCAGACGGGGACCTCCAGGTAAACGGTTTACAGGCAAAGCAGAAGGCGACAAATCTGCTCTGAGGGTGGTTTGAAGGTGACTCTGAAATCATTTCTTGCagtgaaaaaaagaagatttgAGTTCAGCCTCTCTTTTCAAAAAGGCTACGGGGTCTACAAGCTGTCCCGGAATGCCTTGTCTCCGGCCCCGGAAACCCCTGCCTGTCGCACCCTCTTCAACTGTGACTTCTCCAGCCCACGACTGGATGTTCTGGAGACCGGTGGGCTCTCCACACTGGGGCCTGGTTTTGACCTCACCACCCCCTGTCCAGTGGACAGCTCCTCTCGTGCAGAGCTTCTTGTGCTGGCCGACCATCCGCCACTCCCCCGCGGGACCCAGGAAGAGGACGCTAACTTCGACCGCCTGGCCTCGCAGCAGGATGATGAAATCGGCGACACGGCCTCTGTGTTCGAGGGGGCGGAGAGGAGGCTGTCGCACGAGGTGTGTCGCAAAATCGAGCTGACGGACTGGGAGTGGTGCAGAAGTAAATCCGAGAGAACGCCCAGGCAGGTAGGCCTTTCAGCCCCACGCTGTCGGAGAGCATCGCTTCAGGCCCCACTCGGGCAGTCTTATaactgcctgtgtgtctgcattttctTCCTGCATCTATAGACATGCAATTTTCTAAATGAAAATGACAAACCGAGGTAGGTATGTGATAAGATAAACACTTTCAAACCCCTTTTGCTTCTTCACGTGGCTGCTTAATACTCAAGTCTCTTTGGAGTCTGAATAATAGAGCAATCAATTCTGAAACTCTCAAACTATTGTGTTCGAAACCTTTGTCAGTCAAATATCTCTTGAATGCTGCTTTGTAGACCCACAAATCAAATCAGCTCTCATGACTCAGGCTATTTCATTGATTTTGATTTGTGATTTTGGAGAATTAAAGCCTGTGTTTAGAGTTTTGTGATCAATATTAATGAGGTTTATCCACTGAAGCTTGACTCTCTTATACTTGCTCAACCTTTTTCATTTAGAGGGCACCTAGACCAAACATTTTCGCTTCAGTTCATTATATATGTGATCCACTATCCACTAATCCATTTTTAATCCATTTCTTTATTTGGGGTTGACTTTCAGTGCTCCTGTAATCCCAGAAGCTTAATTCTTGTTGCGGCGTATTTAAGCATACCAAATGATGTTTGCTCGGCCTccggtgagtgggggggggacccaGATGAGAGCGAAGCCTCAGCTGTTGGCAATGGCAAATGACTGAGCCCCTCCAGGCTGGTTGTGATAAACTTGCAAAACTAATTGTGACATGGAGAAATGTCAAAGCAGGTTTGCATTTTTATAAGGCTGCAGTCATGGAACCATCTTGCATTACATGGTTCCCTCTAAAGAACTCATTGCgagcacgcgcgtgtgtgtgtgtgtgtgtttgtgtgtgtgaatgaactcTATAGAATCCATTGATGTGTACTAACATGATGCACGTACACATACTGTACAGGCCAGACTCCGTCACACCATCGGTGATGCAGCAAACCTACCCACGCCTGTAAACGGCATGAAGCCAAGACGCACAAAGTCAACACCAAAAACAAAAGCCGAGCTTCGGCTATTTGTGATTTATCACATTTCCAGGCTGGGCTTTCTTCCTTGTTAGCAGGCTAGATGTCATTACCCAGCATCTGTGCTGCTCATTGTTGGCCCCTCCGGCCTTCAGGATCCACAGGGAGAGCTCGAATTAGAGTTTAAAGACATCTTTACCCTCCATGTGACTTTAAAGTCACAGGCTTAATGGAGATGTAATGTGGGTTCGTAGGTACGGGGCCAAAATCCATCTGCGCTTTtcacaaacctgcagaaaacagatagATACGATATGTTCACCAACAAAGTGTGAGATGAAACTGCATTGATTTTCAATACTTTCAACCCAAATCAATACTCAATACAGTTTTTTGCTTTAATTCATGTGTTAAAACAAAATTATGAATTACATCCTAGTGGTTTAGGATAAAATGTTAGTAATGTTTGGGAAGGTAAGTGCACAATATAGTTAATCTGTTCAGGAGGGTGGAGCGAAATTCCCATTTGGAATAAAACGTTAAAGTCTCAAAACCTGTAAAAGTACACATGcccgtgctgctgcagaggcgAGAAGAAAAGACAAGCATCTCTGCAGAGCATCACAACACGATCGTTCCATCAAACTAATCTAAATAATGTAGGAAGCTTAATGAGACCTCTCCACTGTGGCACCACAGGATGCTTCTGTTTCCTTACCCCCTCTGGCTACATTTTCTCAAGAACATGTTGACAGAGGCTCACTTTGATGCCGCGCGTTACATCACGAGTACTTAACACTTcctcaacattttttttcccatctttttatttgttttctcccCTTCGCAGCGATCAACGGGTGGTCTATCTATTCCCCTCTGCGCCTTTCAGGGCACTGTTTCCCTGCAGGCGCCCACAGGGAagaccctctctctctccacctatGAAGTCAGCAGCGACGGGTTGAAAATCTCCCCTAATAACGCCAAGAAGGTAACACCATAGGCGGTTTCTTGCTGTCAGTAAATAATTctgctttatttgttttaccCTGTAGTGACATGATGTATATTTAATGAAATATATCATGAAAGATCTTGGCATAAGATGAGCAGAAGGAGCATTTTCAAGCCAAAACTGTCCCGACCCATCTTGTTTATTTGCTTCTCCTCCAAAGGTTGAAGTGTATCGCTCCAAATCAGTGGGACATGAGCCCAGCGCAGATGACGCAGCATCTGGAGGCCAGGCTGGAGATGGGAATGTCGACAGCGCAGGTCTGGGAATGGATATCTCACTGGGGATGGGCATAGGAGCCACCGTGGGAGACACCAACGTCAAGATCCATCTGGAGGTACTGGAGATCTGTGATAATGAAGAGGCCATGGACAGCGTCTCCATTATCTCCAACATCAGCCAATCTTCCACACATGCCCGCTCGCCGTCTCTGCGCTACTCACGTCGGGAGAACCGCTTCGTGTCCTGCGACCTGGGCGAGACAGCCTCTTACTCCCTGCTCATTCCCGGCAGCAGCAACCCGGAGGTGGAGAGCATCAACATCACCATCCCCGACACGGTGGAGGCGCACCGGCAGAACAGCCTGCGGCAAACGCGGGAGAACTCGGGTTATCGCGAGGAAATCCAGCTGCTGAATGAGGCCTACATGAGACAggctggagagagggaggagtgaagCTGGAGGAGCCACGAAACGTGACGAATTTCCCAATCCTTCCACTTCTCCCTCAGCAGATGAAAAGAACTATACAAACTTTATCAAACCAC encodes:
- the LOC130535231 gene encoding probable G-protein coupled receptor 149, with the protein product MTTTHSSSPAPNQSDLSVDTSEKTDPAGLERRIRLLLFGLCVTIAAATFAGGVYSLLSLLRMRRKTSLCLIVASMSVDDLLSVVPLSLFMLLQWETDGREGSASLCTLSGLLYVFQGVSSNMKACLIAAYTFYVTKRFGVLQSIRRPLRVMWAIAGVWAVSLTVSVLPLCGWGSFAPASLGCFPKSDSFYILLLFSLYSLCFCGLLFFFIPLTYQLLCSREPQRTLLYPSYLQMAGGLGGSSPFCDLQSFSRDSLNKSFGAYNELSPSSFGTEVREPEGSCVPPVNGQGAAAVEDTPVVFAQKRFSMILAIVRVILWMPLMTLVLLRHVLNASSSSLETLSFFLTLLAPAVTPLFVLSERWIHMPCGCFINCKQAPRRGPPVKKRRFEFSLSFQKGYGVYKLSRNALSPAPETPACRTLFNCDFSSPRLDVLETGGLSTLGPGFDLTTPCPVDSSSRAELLVLADHPPLPRGTQEEDANFDRLASQQDDEIGDTASVFEGAERRLSHEVCRKIELTDWEWCRSKSERTPRQRSTGGLSIPLCAFQGTVSLQAPTGKTLSLSTYEVSSDGLKISPNNAKKVEVYRSKSVGHEPSADDAASGGQAGDGNVDSAGLGMDISLGMGIGATVGDTNVKIHLEVLEICDNEEAMDSVSIISNISQSSTHARSPSLRYSRRENRFVSCDLGETASYSLLIPGSSNPEVESINITIPDTVEAHRQNSLRQTRENSGYREEIQLLNEAYMRQAGEREE